TTGAGAAATCAGCGTTCAAAGCGGGCGCACGAAATTGCAAGATGCGTATTTTTGCGCGTTGCCACTTTGAATAGCCTGCGCAAATGAGATAAGCCGTTTCGCGCGATTTTGCCACGAAAAATATTCCGCCGCAGCTAACACGCTGGCTTGCATTTTCGAATAAAGCGCCTCGTCGGTGCAAAGCCTGGAAATGGCCGCAACGAGCGATTCGTGAGCATTCGCCGTGTCATAAAGCACGCCGTGATGCCCGTCTGTGACGAGATCTTCAACCGTTGGCAATTTGGCCGCAATCACGGGAAGACCGACAGCGTAGTAATCGAAAATTTTGGTCGGGCAAGTCACCACAGCCGAGCGATAGGTCGGCTTATAAGTTGCAAGCCCAACGCTGGTTTCCTCACGCAAAAGCGCGGCCATATCCTTATGCGCCATCCAGCCTTTGAGCAAAAATGCGCCCTCGGGCAAGCCGGCTTCACGAATTTTTTTCGCCAACACTTCTATATCACCGGATTTTAAGCCGACCCAAACCAGCGAAATGCCATCGGACGCAATAGCCTTGATGGCTTGAATCATCAAGTCCACATCGATGTGCGTCGTGAGCCGACCGATATAAACGAGCCGTTTTTTTGAAAATTGTGGCAACGCTGCCGTTTTCATCTCCGGTGGCCTTGAACCAAGCGGCAAAACGGCTGTTGGAATTTTGACGAAATCGGCGCGGTAAAGCTGGCATTGCGGACGCGTAATGCAAATCAAACCGCTGCATTGATTGAGCAAAAATTGCTCGAGCAATCGATAGGAAGAATAGCGCTGCAAAAACGAAAGCGGCGGACGCAAGGGCAAATTCGGCAAATTCACCGTGCCGTGATAGCCATGCGCCTCAAAAAGCACGGTAAAACCAAACAGCTTTTTGAGCATCACCAAGTAAAATAAAAACGTGGTGTTGCGCGTGATGACGACAACGCGTTTGCCGTCCGGGCTGTTTTTCAGGATGTGACCAACCGCCCGCAGAAAGAAAATTTCCGACGATTTGACTTTTCCGAAAATCTTGCGTTGTAGCAGCTTCACCCGATAATTTGGGCGCGGCGCGAGGCCGAATTTTTCCTTGAGCAGCTCATCGGACGCCGCCGCCGTATCGCCTTCGATAATCAACGTGGTATGTTGGCCTTGCTCGGCGAGCGCATAGGTTGAAAATGTCGAAACCGTGGCCATCGGCGAAGCGTCAAGCCAGTTGAATTTATTGACAAAAAATAAGGTGTAGGGTAAATGTGTGCCTGTCGCTAAGCTTTTTTGATGAGGCATGATGTGCTACGGTCAAGTGCAATGTTGCATACCGAAGAAATCGGTAGTGATTTTTTCATAAGAAATCAGTTTGTTTGAAGCGTTGGCTTCAGATTTCGGTGAACTTGCTTGGCGAATTACCAGCTCAAAAGCATCAATCGAAGCGCTTTTGCCCGATGGATTTTGCTTGCCGTTTCTCTCGCCATATCATGATATAATTTTTAACGACATAGCCATATGCCGTGTAGACAATCGAGCCGCTCAGCACGCCGATGAGCATTCCCGCGGCAATATCGCTCGGGTAATGAACGCCGACATACACGCGCGAGTAAGCCACCGCTGCGGCATAAATTGCTAAAAAGATGGCAAATGCTTTGTCTATTTTGTGGCCTGAGTTGGCAAAGAAGAGCCAAATCACGGTAGCCACCGACGCGGTGTTGGCGGCATGAGACGAGGCGAAGGAATACGAACGCACCTGACGAACCAGCAAGCGAACCTCTTCAAGGGCGAAACAAGGCCGAGTCCGTTCAAACAGCGGCTTGAAAAATCCCGACGCCGTTTGGTCGGCAATTCCAATGGCGAGGCCGCAAAGAAAAATAATCGCAACGCCGTCCCACTTGCGACGCACCAAAACGAAAATCGCGGCAAACGCTGCAATCGGCCAAGACTGTTTGAACTTGGTGAGAAAAACCATCAGCACATCAAATACCGGATTCGCGACTGCTTCGTTGCCCAGCCGAAAAAGCCAAACATCAATCCCGTAAAGTGATTCCATTTTTGTTTCCTCAGAAAAGTTTCGGTTGTCGGAGTTCCGTAAGGAGCTTTGGCGGCAAGGCGCTCCTTACGGAATGAGTGAAAATGGTGGCGGCCTTCGCTATTTTTTCTTTCGCGCCGGTTTTGCCTTTTGCTTGGATTTGTCCTTCAAAACCACCGGCTCGGTTTCGGTGGTTTGGTTAATGTAGAATTGCTGCGCAATGCTGAACACGTTGAACATCAAGTAATACAAGCCGAGACCGGAAGGCATGTTGTTGAAGAAAA
Above is a window of Chloroherpeton thalassium ATCC 35110 DNA encoding:
- a CDS encoding glycosyltransferase; this translates as MPHQKSLATGTHLPYTLFFVNKFNWLDASPMATVSTFSTYALAEQGQHTTLIIEGDTAAASDELLKEKFGLAPRPNYRVKLLQRKIFGKVKSSEIFFLRAVGHILKNSPDGKRVVVITRNTTFLFYLVMLKKLFGFTVLFEAHGYHGTVNLPNLPLRPPLSFLQRYSSYRLLEQFLLNQCSGLICITRPQCQLYRADFVKIPTAVLPLGSRPPEMKTAALPQFSKKRLVYIGRLTTHIDVDLMIQAIKAIASDGISLVWVGLKSGDIEVLAKKIREAGLPEGAFLLKGWMAHKDMAALLREETSVGLATYKPTYRSAVVTCPTKIFDYYAVGLPVIAAKLPTVEDLVTDGHHGVLYDTANAHESLVAAISRLCTDEALYSKMQASVLAAAEYFSWQNRAKRLISFAQAIQSGNAQKYASCNFVRPL
- a CDS encoding phosphatase PAP2 family protein; the protein is MESLYGIDVWLFRLGNEAVANPVFDVLMVFLTKFKQSWPIAAFAAIFVLVRRKWDGVAIIFLCGLAIGIADQTASGFFKPLFERTRPCFALEEVRLLVRQVRSYSFASSHAANTASVATVIWLFFANSGHKIDKAFAIFLAIYAAAVAYSRVYVGVHYPSDIAAGMLIGVLSGSIVYTAYGYVVKNYIMIWREKRQAKSIGQKRFD